Proteins from a genomic interval of Procambarus clarkii isolate CNS0578487 chromosome 45, FALCON_Pclarkii_2.0, whole genome shotgun sequence:
- the LOC123769862 gene encoding F-box only protein 43: MAEFAVGVRGKNMESNVSHEPVEGNYGCLHPANRGDSSTNDSGYSSDILTSPESIKEFPVPQVPDSKEAICLTPDITKRRTGRLTSTPFNHSSGTVLSPPITKIEPVDGASRSRQISTGDSTLYITSSLEICELEMTCEGDLDKGTNLLQKNEQLVSEQKKSAGTKQTSSKTLPSARFAGKRKKPLNILNRMLKDTEYLVFKVLKYMSGQDLLHLSHVNQQLRNIILQNKVLDSRRMSYINRRRKEQEHIGKENFKLKRVNEGAGSSLGTLSPRKELSCIENLRAKSPKKPLPTFSVKSLTLSERFIEEGQRLPQGEELQKCVKCKAPAKVLKPQQRAVCSQKTCGYDYCTRCHLPRHSNSKDCSVLKPRTRQGSGIFSTRSHLEVGLFVQLTALQNGSNVYSIFKTNCHSSDFLFVNKTS; the protein is encoded by the exons ATGGCGGAGTTCGCGGTGGGGGTCAG AGGGAAAAATATGGAGTCGAATGTATCCCATGAGCCAGTAGAGGGCAACTATGGATGCCTACATCCTGCAAACAGAGGTGATAGCTCGACTAATGATTCGGGTTATAGTTCAGATATTCTCACATCGCCAGAATCGATTAAAGAGTTCCCTGTGCCACAAGTTCCTGATTCAAAAGAAGCTATTTGTCTTACTCCTGATATTACCAAACGAAGAACTGGGAG ATTGACGAGCACCCCCTTTAACCATAGCAGTGGGACTGTGTTAAGCCCTCCTATAACAAAAATAGAGCCAGTTGATGGTGCGTCTAGAAGTCGGCAAATCTCCACTGGTGATTCTACTTTGTATATTACCTCGTCGCTCGAGATCTGTGAATTGGAAATGACCTGTGAAGGTGATTTAGACAAAGGGACCAATTTACTCCAAAAAAATGAACAATTAGTTTCAGAACAAAAGAAATCTGCTGGTACTAAACAAACTAGCAGCAAGACACTACCATCAGCAAGATTTGCTGGGAAACGTAAAAAGCCACTGAACATACTCAATCGAATGCTGAAAGATACTGAATACCTGGTGTTTAAGGTCTTGAAATACATGAGTGGACAAGATCTGTTACATCTGAGTCATGTAAACCAACAACTGCGCAACATAATTCTTCAAAATAAAGTACTCGACAGCAGAAGGATGTCTTATATTAACAGAAGAAGAAAGGAACAGGAACATATTGGAAAG GAAAATTTTAAACTGAAGAGAGTGAATGAAGGAGCTGGATCATCACTAGGAACACTCTCGCCCCGTAAAGAGTTGTCCTGTATTGAAAACCTTCGTGCAAAGAGTCCAAAGAAGCCTTTGCCTACCTTTAGTGTTAAATCTCTTACACTTTCGGAAAGATTTATTGAG GAAGGCCAAAGGTTGCCTCAGGGAGAGGAACTACAGAAGTGCGTGAAATGTAAAGCACCGGCTAAAGTGCTAAAACCCCAGCAGAGGGCAGTGTGTTCGCAGAAAACGTGTGGTTATGATTATTGTACCCGGTGCCACCTCCCTCGTCACTCCAATTCTAAAGACTGTTCTGTACTTAAACCACGCACAAGACAAGGTAGTGGAATATTCTCAA CAAGATCTCATTTAGAAGTTGGACTCTTTGTGCAACTCACTGCTCTTCAGAATGGCAGTAATGTATACAGTATTTTCAAGACCAACTGTCATTCTTCAGATTTTTTGTTTGTAAATAAGACTAGCTAA